Proteins co-encoded in one Aspergillus fumigatus Af293 chromosome 6, whole genome shotgun sequence genomic window:
- a CDS encoding phospholipid-transporting P-type ATPase yields the protein MASDFLSPDSIDPGNGVREVSSNVSKPTKRQRWATQRVAGAGGVRKRVSIMDRLHKRSEAKSEKRGSMLPPTDDSNTESDQDAQGGSNRRVYFNIPIPESERDEDGQIKTSYPRNKIRTAKYTPLTFIPKNIWFQFHNIANIYFLFIIILGFFSIFGVDNPALNTVPLIVIVVATAIKDAIEDWRRTVLDNELNNSPVYRLVEWNNVNSTEDKVSLWRRFKKACTRATISTYRWIRRLMKKNKDVPQMFQDERRASILTTVTPRASVYSQRGDHGMEEDAIQMTPVPSPSAEARADWPLPAGDSDQFLHPDKRNRDSLQAVTLPVTPPRKGGSVVDPSKQTIGKARFKRDYWKNIQVGDFVRLYNGDPIPADIVVLSTSDPDGACYVETKNLDGETNLKVRQALNCGRQVRHARDCEKAEFLIDSEAPHPNLYAYNGALRWEQRDPDYPDAPRREMVEPITISNMLLRGCSLRNTEWALGVVIFTGDETKVMLNSGVTPSKRAKLAKALNWNVIYNFILLFAMCFVSAVVNGVAWGSDDRSLNYFDFGSYGSTPVVTAIITFWVALILFQNLVPISLYISLEIVRTCQAIFIHSDVFMYYEKLGISCVPKSWNISDDVGQIEYIFSDKTGTLTQNVMDFKKCTINGVSYGEAFTEAQVGMIRREGGDADTVAAEAREKIAADTTKMLQMLRRIHDNPYLRDENLTFIAPDYVADLEGQSGEAQKQATEHFMLALALCHTVITEQTPGDPPQIEFKAQSPDEAALVSTARDCGFTLLGRSGDDLILNVMGEERTYTVLNTLEFNSTRKRMSAIIRMPDGTIRLFCKGADSIIYSRLARGKQQELRKKTAEHLEEFAREGLRTLCVAERVLSEEEYRTWSKEHDIAAAALTDREQKLEQVSSEIEQELMLIGGTAIEDKLQDGVPDTISLLADAGIKLWVLTGDKVETAINIGFSCNLLTNDMELLVFNIPEDQPQRASQELDEQLQKFGLTGSDEELIAAREDHRPPPATHAVVIDGDTLKLMLSDELKQRFLLLCKQCKSVLCCRVSPAQKAAVVRLVKNGLNIMALSIGDGANDVAMIQEADVGVGIVGEEGRQAAMSSDYAIGQFRFLQRLILVHGRWSYRRMGETIANFFYKNMVWTIALFWYSLYNDFDGSYLFDYTYIVLVNVAFTSLPVILMGIFDQDVDDKVSLAVPQLYMRGIERKEWSQTKFWLYMLDGFYQSIICFYMPYLLFSPATFVHSNGLNINDRTRMGVLVASCAVIASNTYILMNTYRWDWLTVLINVISSLLIFFWTGIYSSTTASAQFYKAAAEVYGALSFWVVLLMTVIICLLPRFTVKAVQKVFFPRDVDIIREQVTQGKFKYLDQYEAFVPPKAAATSGGLSNGSAASSDLGKPIQSSMKQDPFSDDQQIYPPSVAPTIHTHNPRSQNGSNGTNYSFDTTQHPRPQSVQSAQRTRHSFDRARPSYDVNSDFNSGAMLSRVDSATGIPVPQSPHSPLKSPHDPPSYQV from the exons ATGGCGTCAGATTTCTTGAGTCCGGACTCCATTGACCCCGGGAATGGGGTTCGCGAAGTTAGCAGCAATGTCTCGAAGCCGACGAAACGCCAGAGATGGGCAACACAAAGAGTCGCCGGTGCCGGAGGTGTACGGAAACGTGTTTCGATCATGGATCGCTTGCATAAGCGTTCTGAAGCGAAGAGTGAGAAGCGAGGCAGCATGCTGCCTCCCACAGACGATTCGAATACCGAGAGCGACCAAGATGCTCAAGGCGGTAGTAATCGAAGGGTTTACTTCAACATACCAATACCCGAATCCGAAAGAGATGAAGACGGTCAAATCAAAACGTCGTATCCTAGAAACAAGATTCGAACTGCGAAATATACACCATTGACTTTCATTCCGAAAAATATTTGGTTTCAATTTCACAACATAGCCAACAtctattttcttttcatcattATCCTCGGT TTCTTTTCCATCTTCGGTGTAGATAACCCCGCGCTCAACACAGTACCCTTGATCGTCATCGTGGTCGCGACAGCTATCAAAGACGCCATCGAAGATTGGCGCCGTACCGTCCTAGACAACGAGTTGAATAATTCTCCCGTTTATCGCCTAGTAGAGTGGAACAATGTGAACTCGACTGAGGACAAAGTTTCTCTCTGGCGTCGATTCAAGAAAGCGTGTACCCGTGCCACTATCTCCACATACCGATGGATTCGGCgtctgatgaagaaaaaCAAGGATGTACCGCAAATGTTTCAAGATGAACGGCGCGCCTCAATTTTGACGACTGTAACCCCGCGAGCGTCTGTGTATTCGCAACGTGGTGACCATGGTATGGAAGAGGACGCGATTCAGATGACTCCTGTTCCATCTCCCTCCGCGGAGGCTCGCGCAGATTGGCCACTACCTGCTGGTGATTCGGATCAATTCCTTCATCCGGACAAGCGAAATAGAGACAGTTTACAAGCGGTTACATTACCAGTGACACCACCGCGAAAAGGTGGTAGTGTGGTGGATCCCTCGAAGCAGACAATCGGCAAGGCTAGATTCAAGCGCGATTATTGGAAAAATATCCAGGTTGGGGATTTTGTTCGACTATACAACGGAGACCCTATTCCTGCCGATATTGTTGTTCTCTCGACTTCAGATCCCGATGGTGCTTGTTACGTGGAGACCAAAAATCTAGATGGCGAGACAAATCTCAAGGTTCGTCAAGCTCTGAATTGTGGTCGCCAGGTCAGGCATGCTAGGGATTGCGAAAAGGCCGAGTTCCTGATCGACAGCGAGGCTCCGCACCCGAACCTGTACGCCTATAATGGTGCACTTCGCTGGGAACAACGCGATCCCGACTATCCAGATGCACCTCGAAGAGAGATGGTAGAGCCTATCACCATCAGCAATATGCTTCTTCGTGGGTGTTCGCTTCGCAACACTGAATGGGCGCTTGGTGTAGTCATTTTCACTGGTGACGAGACCAAGGTTATGCTCAATTCCGGTGTGACGCCGTCAAAGAGAGCTAAGCTCGCCAAAGCGCTCAACTGGAATGTCATCTACAATTTTATCCTACTGTTTGCCATGTGTTTCGTCTCCGCAGTTGTCAACGGCGTTGCATGGGGCTCTGATGACAGGTCTCTCAACTACTTTGATTTTGGCTCCTACGGAAGCACTCCGGTAGTCACTGCCATCATCACATTCTGGGTGGCTTTGATCCTGTTTCAGAACTTGGTACCCATCTCGCTCTACATCTCCCTCGAGATAGTCCGCACGTGTCAGGCTATTTTCATTCACAGCGATGTCTTCATGTATTACGAGAAACTGGGAATCTCCTGCGTGCCTAAATCCTGGAACATCTCGGATGATGTTGGACAGATCGAATACATCTTCTCCGACAAGACTGGCACTTTAACGCAGAATGTGATGGACTTCAAGAAGTGCACTATCAATGGAGTTTCCTATGGCGAGGCCTTTACAGAAGCCCAGGTAGGTATGATCAGACGTGAAGGAGGCGATGCCGACACTGTGGCCGCGGAAGCACGAGAAAAAATCGCTGCCGATACTACCAAGATGCTTCAAATGCTCCGCCGAATACACGACAACCCATATCTGCGTGACGAGAATTTGACGTTCATCGCGCCAGATTACGTCGCAGACTTGGAAGGGCAATCTGGTGAAGCTCAGAAGCAAGCAACGGAACATTTCATGCTTGCTCTTGCTTTATGCCATACAGTAATCACAGAGCAGACGCCTGGTGATCCCCCCCAAATCGAGTTCAAAGCGCAGTCCCCGGATGAGGCGGCTCTAGTGAGCACTGCTCGTGATTGCGGCTTCACTCTCCTCGGAAGATCAGGTGACGACCTTATTTTGAATGTCATGGGCGAGGAGCGAACCTATACTGTACTCAATACACTCGAGTTCAATTCCACGAGGAAACGAATGAGTGCAATCATCCGTATGCCGGATGGCACCATTCGTCTTTTCTGTAAGGGCGCGGATAGCATCATATACTCGCGACTGGCTCGTGGCAAGCAACAAGAGCTTCGAAAGAAGACAGCTGAGCATCTAGAGGAATTTGCGCGTGAAGGATTGCGAACCTTGTGCGTGGCAGAGCGAGTCCTCAGCGAGGAGGAGTATCGGACATGGAGCAAAGAACACGACATTGCTGCAGCTGCACTTACAGATCGTGAACAAAAGCTGGAGCAAGTTTCAAGTGAGATTGAGCAGGAGCTCATGCTTATCGGTGGAACAGCCATCGAGGATAAGCTTCAGGATGGGGTTCCCGATACCATTTCTTTGTTAGCCGATGCTGGGATCAAGCTGTGGGTTCTGACTGGTGATAAAGTTGAAACTGCCATCAATATCGGTTTCTCGTGTAACCTTCTGACCAACGATATGGAACTTCTTGTTTTCAACATCCCCGAGGATCAACCGCAGCGAGCCTCTcaagagcttgatgagcagtTGCAGAAATTTGGATTAACCGGTTCTGACGAGGAACTCATTGCTGCTCGAGAGGATCACAGGCCACCGCCTGCAACGCACGCGGTAGTTATCGATGGCGATACACTCAAGCTCATGCTCTCTGATGAGCTGAAGCAAAGATTCCTTCTGCTCTGCAAACAGTGCAAGTCTGTGCTATGTTGTCGAGTCAGTCCCGCCCAGAAAGCGGCGGTTGTCCGCTTAGTCAAGAATGGCCTGAATATCATGGCTCTCTCGATTGGAGATGGGGCCAACGATGTCGCCATGATTCAAGAAGCCGACGTCGGGGTTGGTATCGTTGGTGAAGAAGGTAGACAGGCGGCTATGTCCTCCGACTATGCTATAGGCCAGTTCAGGTTCCTCCAACGCCTGATCCTTGTGCATGGTCGGTGGTCCTACCGCCGCATGGGTGAGACTATAGCAAACTTTTTCTACAAG AATATGGTCTGGACTATTGCTCTCTTCTGGTACTCGCTCTACAATGATTTCGACGGCTCGTACCTCTTCGACTATACATATATTGTATTGGTCAACGTTGCTTTCACATCTTTACCTGTCATTTTGATGGGAATTTTCGATCAGGACGTTGACGACAAGGTGTCACTTGCCGTCCCTCAGCTGTATATGAGGGGCATCGAGCGAAAAGAATGGTCGCAGACCAAATTCTG GCTGTATATGCTCGATGGCTTTTACCAGTCGATCATATGTTTCTATATGCCATACCTCCTCTTTAGCCCCGCGACTTTCGTCCATTCAAACGGGTTGAATATCAACGACCGAACCCGAATGGGTGTCCTTGTGGCTTCGTGTGCCGTCATTGCTAGCAACACCTACATCCTCATGAATACCTACCGTTGGGACTGGCTGACGGTTttgatcaatgtcatcaGCTCTCTCTTAATATTCTTTTGGACCGGGATCTACTCTTCGACAACCGCGTCGGCTCAATTCTACAAAGCTGCTGCAGAGGTTTATGGAGCTTTGTCATTCTGGGTTGTTCTCCTTATGACGGTGATAAtatgccttcttcctcgctTTACCGTCAAAGCCGTGCAAAAGGTTTTCTTTCCTCGGGATGTGGACATCATTCGTGAGCAGGTCACGCAAGGTAAATTCAAGTATTTGGACCAATACGAGGCATTTGTTCCCCCGAAGGCCGCTGCAACTTCTGGTGGCCTGAGCAATGGATCAGCCGCCTCCTCAGATTTGGGTAAACCAATCCAGTCCAGTATGAAACAGGATCCCTTCTCAGACGATCAGCAGATCTACCCGCCGTCGGTCGCTCCCACAATTCACACCCACAATCCGCGGAGCCAGAACGGTAGCAATGGGACCAATTACAGCTTTGACACTACAcaacatcctcgccctcAGTCAGTGCAGTCTGCGCAACGCACCCGTCATTCATTTGATAGAGCTCGGCCGAGTTACGATGTCAATTCCGACTTCAATTCGGGCGCGATGCTGAGCCGTGTCGATTCTGCGACGGGCATACCGGTGCCGCAGAGTCCCCATAGCCCGCTCAAAAGTCCTCATGACCCACCATCATATCAGGTATAA